A region of Gracilinanus agilis isolate LMUSP501 chromosome 3, AgileGrace, whole genome shotgun sequence DNA encodes the following proteins:
- the GPR4 gene encoding G-protein coupled receptor 4 yields MGNTTLEGCHVDSRVDHLFPPSLYIIVMGIGLPTNCLALWAAYRQVRQHNELGVYLMNLSIADLLYIATLPLWVDYFLHHDNWIHGRGSCKLFGFVFYTNIYISIAFLCCISVDRYLAVAHPLRFARLRRVKTAVAVSSVVWATELGANSAPLFHDELFRDRYNHTFCFEKFPMEGWVAWMNLYRIFIGFLFPWSLMLFSYRGILRAVRGSVSTERQEKAKIKRLALSLIAIVLVCFAPYHVLLLSRSAVYLGRPWDCGFEEKVFAAYHSSLAFTSLNCVADPILYCFVNEGARGDVAKALHSLLRFLASDKPQEMANVSLTLETPLSSKRNSVGRLGWGGALASHSHSRGDDVQLKMLPPSQ; encoded by the coding sequence ATGGGCAACACCACTCTGGAGGGCTGTCACGTGGACTCGAGGGTGGACCACCTGTTTCCGCCCTCCCTCTACATCATTGTCATGGGCATCGGGCTGCCCACCAACTGCCTGGCCCTGTGGGCGGCCTACCGCCAGGTCCGCCAGCACAACGAGCTGGGCGTCTACCTGATGAACCTGAGCATCGCTGACCTGCTGTACATCGCCACGCTGCCGCTGTGGGTCGATTACTTCCTGCACCACGACAACTGGATTCACGGCCGCGGCTCCTGCAAACTCTTCGGCTTCGTCTTCTACACCAACATCTACATCAGCATCGCCTTCCTCTGCTGCATCTCCGTGGACCGCTACTTGGCCGTGGCCCACCCCCTGCGCTTCGCCCGCCTGCGGCGCGTCAAGACGGCCGTGGCGGTGAGCTCCGTGGTGTGGGCCACCGAGCTGGGCGCCAACTCGGCCCCGCTCTTCCACGACGAGCTCTTCCGGGACCGCTACAACCACACCTTCTGCTTCGAGAAGTTCCCCATGGAGGGCTGGGTGGCCTGGATGAATCTCTATCGCATCTTCATCGGCTTCCTCTTCCCCTGGTCCCTCATGCTCTTCTCCTACCGGGGCATCCTGCGCGCCGTGCGTGGCAGCGTGTCCACCGAGCGCCAGGAGAAGGCCAAGATCAAGCGGCTGGCCCTCAGCCTCATCGCCATCGTGCTCGTGTGCTTCGCGCCCTACCACGTGCTCCTGCTGTCCCGCAGCGCCGTCTACCTGGGCCGTCCCTGGGACTGCGGCTTCGAGGAGAAGGTCTTCGCCGCCTACCACAGCTCGCTGGCCTTCACCAGCCTCAACTGCGTGGCCGACCCCATCCTCTACTGCTTCGTCAACGAGGGTGCCCGCGGCGACGTGGCCAAGGCCCTGCACAGCCTCCTGCGGTTCCTGGCCAGCGACAAGCCCCAGGAGATGGCCAACGTCTCCCTGACCCTGGAGACCCCGCTGTCGTCCAAGAGGAACAGTGTGGGCCGCCTGGGCTGGGGAGGGGCTCTGGCCTCCCACTCCCACTCTCGAGGGGATGATGTGCAGCTCAAGATGCTGCCTCCCTCTCAGTGA